A part of Oryctolagus cuniculus chromosome 15, mOryCun1.1, whole genome shotgun sequence genomic DNA contains:
- the CH25H gene encoding cholesterol 25-hydroxylase has product MIRISRRGNILAMSGYNSSELQVVCSPGQLFLQPLWDRLKTWEAVLQSPFFPVIFSIFTYVGFCLPFVVLDFLCPWLPALRRYKIHPDFSPSPRQLLPCLGQTLYQHLVFVFPVSLLHWARSPAHLPPEPPELLQLVRHVVLCLLLFDTEFFAWHVLHHKVPWLYRTFHKVHHSNSSPFALATQYMSVWELFSLGFFDIANVTLLGCHPLTVLIFHVVNIWLSVEDHSGYDFPWSTHRLVPFGWYGGVAHHDLHHSQFNCNFAPYFTHWDKILGTLRLAAPRGQWSEGSGCPSDTGQLCIPHLNRKKHT; this is encoded by the coding sequence ATGATCCGCATCAGCCGCCGCGGGAACATCCTCGCCATGAGCGGCTACAACAGCTCCGAGCTCCAGGTGGTCTGCAGCCCCGGGCAGCTGTTCCTGCAGCCTCTCTGGGACCGCCTGAAGACCTGGGAGGCCGTCCTGCAATCGCCCTTCTTCCCAGTCATCTTCTCCATCTTCACCTACGtgggcttctgcctgcccttcgTGGTGCTGGACTTCCTGTGCCCCTGGCTGCCGGCTCTGCGTCGCTACAAGATCCACCCCGACTTCTCGCCGTCCCCGCGACAGCTGCTGCCCTGCCTGGGGCAGACGCTCTACCAGCACTTGGTGTTCGTGTTCCCGGTGTCGCTGCTGCACTGGGCGCGCAGCCCGGCGCACCTACCCCCCGAGCCCCCCGAGCTGCTCCAGCTGGTGCGTCACGTCGTGCTCTGCTTGCTGCTCTTCGACACCGAGTTTTTCGCGTGGCACGTGCTGCACCACAAGGTGCCCTGGCTGTACCGCACCTTCCACAAGGTGCACCACAGCAACTCGTCCCCCTTCGCGCTGGCCACGCAGTACATGAGCGTCTGGGAGCTGTTTTCCTTGGGCTTCTTTGACATAGCGAATGTCACGCTGCTCGGGTGCCACCCGCTCACCGTGTTGATCTTTCACGTGGTCAACATCTGGCTGTCGGTGGAGGACCACTCCGGCTATGACTTCCCTTGGTCGACCCACAGACTGGTGCCTTTTGGCTGGTACGGTGGCGTGGCGCACCACGACCTGCATCACTCACAGTTTAATTGCAACTTCGCTCCCTACTTCACACACTGGGACAAAATCCTGGGGACCCTGCGTCTTGCAGCCCCCCGAGGGCAATGGTCTGAGGGCAGTGGGTGCCCCTCAGATACAGGACAGCTGTGCATTCCACACTTGAATCGGAAGAAACACACctga